From Aedes albopictus strain Foshan chromosome 1, AalbF5, whole genome shotgun sequence, one genomic window encodes:
- the LOC134285668 gene encoding catenin alpha isoform X4, which yields MGTLSDFGQVALKWDPKNLEIRTMSVEKTLEPLVLQVTTLVNTKGPSKKKKGKSKRASALVAAVEKATDIFIERGEQIAYENPDITQEMLSAVDEVRKTGSAMSIAAREFSEDPCSSLKRGNMVRAARNLLSAVTRLLILADMVDVHLLLKSLHVVEDDLDKLRNASSQDELMNNMRQFGRNANELIKQAAKRQQELKDPQLRDDLAAARAVLKKHSTMLLTASKVYVRHPELDLAKVNRDHILKQVCEAVNTISDVAQGKATSPQDIYVGAGELAAALDDFDEGIIMDPLAYNEVRSRPSLEERLESIISAAALMADADCTRDERRERIVAECNAVRQALQDLLSEYMSNMGTKECTPQLKSAIGQMYRKTKDLRRQLRKAVVDHVSDSFLETNMPLLDLIDAARSGNEKKVHERAETFTKHAEKLVEVANLVCSMSNNEDGVKMVRYAAAQIETLCPQVINAALILCARPNSKVAQENMEAYRQAWENQVRILTEAVDDITTIDDFLAVSENHILEDVNKCVLALQEGDALDLRNTAGAIQGRSARVCNVVEAEMDNYEPCIYTNRVLEAVKVLRDQVMSKFAQRVDVAVDALSSNSPKDVDENDFIDASRLVYDGVREIRRAVLMNRDEEDLDPEDIEDEQYTLETRSKSSAHTGDQTIDEYPDISGITTAREAMRKMNEEDKQKIMQQVELFRREKLTFDSEVAKWDDTGNDIIYLAKHMCMIMMEMTDFTRGRGPLKTTMDVINAAKKISEAGTKLDKLTREIADQCPESSTKKDLLAYLQRIALYCHQIQITSKVKADVQNISGELIVSGLDSATSLIQAAKNLMNAVVYTVKYSYVASTKYTRQGTVSSPIVVWKMKAPEKKPLVRPEKPEEVRAKVRRASQKKAQNPVHALSEFQSPTDAV from the exons ATGGGCACCCTGTCGGATTTTGGCCAAGTGGCCCTAAAGTGGGATCCGAAAAATCTCGAGATTCGTACGATGTCGGTGGAGAAAACGCTGGAACCGTTGGTGCTGCAGGTGACGACCTTGGTCAACACAAAGGGACCCAGCAAGAAGAAGAAAG GTAAATCAAAGCGCGCCAGTGCGCTGGTGGCTGCCGTCGAGAAGGCAACGGACATTTTCATCGAACGTGGAGAGCAAATTGCCTACGAAAATCCGGACATTACACAGGAAATGCTGTCGGCCGTGGATGAGGTGCGCAAGACGGGCTCTGCGATGAGTATTGCCGCTCGGGAGTTTTCCGAAGATCCGTGCAGTTCACTCAAGCGAGGCAATATGGTCCGAGCGGCGAGGAATTTGCTGTCGGCCGTCACACGTTTGCTGATTCTGGCTGACATGGTTGATGTGCACTTGCTGTTGAAATCTCTGCACGTCGTTGAGGACGATTTGGACAAGTTGAGGAATGCATCCTCACAGGACGAGCTGATGAACAATATGCGACAGTTCGGAAGGAACGCCAACGAGCTTATCAAACAGGCCGCCAAGAGGCAGCAGGAACTGAAGGATCCTCAGCTGAGGGATGATTTGGCAGCGGCTCGAGCTGTATTGAAGAAGCATTCCACTATGCTGCTAACAGCTTCCAAAGTTTACGTTCGTCATCCGGAGCTGGATCTGGCCAAGGTCAATCGCGATCACATTTTGAAACAAGTCTGCGAGGCAGTTAACACGATCAGCGATGTCGCCCAGGGCAAGGCGACGTCTCCACAGGATATCTACGTGGGAGCGGGCGAATTGGCCGCTGCTTTGGATGATTTCGACGAAGGAATCATTATGGATCCGTTGGCGTACAACGAGGTTCGTTCCCGGCCATCGTTGGAGGAACGTCTTGAGAGTATTATCAGTGCCGCTGCACTGATGGCCGATGCAGACTGCACCAGAGATGAACGGCGAGAACGGATTGTGGCCGAGTGCAATGCCGTTCGGCAAGCGCTGCAGGATCTGCTGTCGGAGTATATGTCGAAT ATGGGTACCAAGGAATGCACTCCGCAACTGAAGAGCGCCATCGGTCAGATGTATCGCAAGACGAAGGATCTTCGACGCCAGCTGCGTAAGGCCGTTGTGGATCATGTTTCGGATTCGTTCCTAGAAACCAACATGCCCCTGCTGGACCTGATCGATGCGGCCCGTTCCGGAAACGAAAAGAAGGTTCACGAGCGTGCGGAAACGTTCACGAAACATGCGGAAAAGTTGGTCGAGGTGGCCAATCTGGTGTGCAGCATGTCCAACAATGAAGATGGCGTCAAGATGGTCCGGTATGCGGCAGCTCAGATCGAAACCCTGTGCCCGCAGGTCATCAACGCTGCGCTGATCCTGTGTGCGCGGCCCAACTCCAAGGTCGCCCAGGAAAACATGGAAGCCTATCGGCAGGCCTGGGAAAATCAGGTCCGCATTCTGACGGAGGCGGTCGATGACATTACGACCATCGACGACTTCCTGGCCGTGTCGGAGAACCACATTCTGGAGGACGTCAACAAATGCGTCCTAGCTCTGCAGGAAGGCGATGCGCTGGATTTGCGGAACACGGCCGGTGCCATCCAGGGACGGTCGGCGCGGGTTTGCAACGTCGTCGAAGCGGAAATGGACAACTACGAGCCGTGCATCTACACCAACCGGGTGCTGGAAGCGGTCAAGGTCTTGCGGGATCAGGTCATGTCCAAGTTTGCCCAACGTGTGGATGTGGCCGTCGATGCGTTGTCGTCCAATTCGCCCAAGGACGTGGACGAGAACGACTTTATCGATGCCAGTCGCTTGGTGTACGATGGAGTGCGGGAAATTCGCCGGGCCGTACTTATGAACAGG GATGAAGAAGATCTCGATCCGGAAGACATTGAAGACGAGCAGTACACACTGGAAACTAGAAGCAAAT CGAGCGCACACACTGGCGATCAAACAATAGATGAGTACCCGGACATCAGCGGAATTACCACTGCAAGA GAAGCCATGCGTAAGATGAATGAAGAGGACAAACAGAAGATCATGCAGCAGGTAGAGTTGTTCCGTCGCGAAAAGCTGACGTTCGATTCCGAGGTGGCCAAGTGGGACGACACCGGCAACGATATCATCTATCTGGCCAAGCACATGTGTATGATCATGATGGAAATGACGGACTTTACACG CGGTCGTGGTCCGCTGAAGACCACCATGGACGTGATCAACGCTGCCAAGAAGATCTCCGAAGCGGGCACCAAGCTGGACAAGCTGACGCGGGAGATCGCCGACCAGTGTCCGGAAAGCTCCACCAAGAAGGATCTGCTGGCGTACCTGCAGCGTATCGCCCTCTACTGCCATCAGATACAAATCACCTCAAAGGTCAAAGCTGACGTACAGAACATCAGCGGTGAGCTGATTGTATCAGGG CTGGACAGTGCCACCTCGCTCATCCAGGCGGCTAAGAATCTAATGAACGCCGTGGTCTACACGGTCAAATACTCCTACGTTGCGTCTACCAAATATACTCGCCAGGGTACCGTTTCG
- the LOC134285668 gene encoding catenin alpha isoform X1 — MGTLSDFGQVALKWDPKNLEIRTMSVEKTLEPLVLQVTTLVNTKGPSKKKKGKSKRASALVAAVEKATDIFIERGEQIAYENPDITQEMLSAVDEVRKTGSAMSIAAREFSEDPCSSLKRGNMVRAARNLLSAVTRLLILADMVDVHLLLKSLHVVEDDLDKLRNASSQDELMNNMRQFGRNANELIKQAAKRQQELKDPQLRDDLAAARAVLKKHSTMLLTASKVYVRHPELDLAKVNRDHILKQVCEAVNTISDVAQGKATSPQDIYVGAGELAAALDDFDEGIIMDPLAYNEVRSRPSLEERLESIISAAALMADADCTRDERRERIVAECNAVRQALQDLLSEYMSNMGTKECTPQLKSAIGQMYRKTKDLRRQLRKAVVDHVSDSFLETNMPLLDLIDAARSGNEKKVHERAETFTKHAEKLVEVANLVCSMSNNEDGVKMVRYAAAQIETLCPQVINAALILCARPNSKVAQENMEAYRQAWENQVRILTEAVDDITTIDDFLAVSENHILEDVNKCVLALQEGDALDLRNTAGAIQGRSARVCNVVEAEMDNYEPCIYTNRVLEAVKVLRDQVMSKFAQRVDVAVDALSSNSPKDVDENDFIDASRLVYDGVREIRRAVLMNRSSDELDTDTEFEPVEDMTVETRSRSSAHTGDQTIDEYPDISGITTAREAMRKMNEEDKQKIMQQVELFRREKLTFDSEVAKWDDTGNDIIYLAKHMCMIMMEMTDFTRGRGPLKTTMDVINAAKKISEAGTKLDKLTREIADQCPESSTKKDLLAYLQRIALYCHQIQITSKVKADVQNISGELIVSGVILDSATSLIQAAKNLMNAVVYTVKYSYVASTKYTRQGTVSSPIVVWKMKAPEKKPLVRPEKPEEVRAKVRRASQKKAQNPVHALSEFQSPTDAV, encoded by the exons ATGGGCACCCTGTCGGATTTTGGCCAAGTGGCCCTAAAGTGGGATCCGAAAAATCTCGAGATTCGTACGATGTCGGTGGAGAAAACGCTGGAACCGTTGGTGCTGCAGGTGACGACCTTGGTCAACACAAAGGGACCCAGCAAGAAGAAGAAAG GTAAATCAAAGCGCGCCAGTGCGCTGGTGGCTGCCGTCGAGAAGGCAACGGACATTTTCATCGAACGTGGAGAGCAAATTGCCTACGAAAATCCGGACATTACACAGGAAATGCTGTCGGCCGTGGATGAGGTGCGCAAGACGGGCTCTGCGATGAGTATTGCCGCTCGGGAGTTTTCCGAAGATCCGTGCAGTTCACTCAAGCGAGGCAATATGGTCCGAGCGGCGAGGAATTTGCTGTCGGCCGTCACACGTTTGCTGATTCTGGCTGACATGGTTGATGTGCACTTGCTGTTGAAATCTCTGCACGTCGTTGAGGACGATTTGGACAAGTTGAGGAATGCATCCTCACAGGACGAGCTGATGAACAATATGCGACAGTTCGGAAGGAACGCCAACGAGCTTATCAAACAGGCCGCCAAGAGGCAGCAGGAACTGAAGGATCCTCAGCTGAGGGATGATTTGGCAGCGGCTCGAGCTGTATTGAAGAAGCATTCCACTATGCTGCTAACAGCTTCCAAAGTTTACGTTCGTCATCCGGAGCTGGATCTGGCCAAGGTCAATCGCGATCACATTTTGAAACAAGTCTGCGAGGCAGTTAACACGATCAGCGATGTCGCCCAGGGCAAGGCGACGTCTCCACAGGATATCTACGTGGGAGCGGGCGAATTGGCCGCTGCTTTGGATGATTTCGACGAAGGAATCATTATGGATCCGTTGGCGTACAACGAGGTTCGTTCCCGGCCATCGTTGGAGGAACGTCTTGAGAGTATTATCAGTGCCGCTGCACTGATGGCCGATGCAGACTGCACCAGAGATGAACGGCGAGAACGGATTGTGGCCGAGTGCAATGCCGTTCGGCAAGCGCTGCAGGATCTGCTGTCGGAGTATATGTCGAAT ATGGGTACCAAGGAATGCACTCCGCAACTGAAGAGCGCCATCGGTCAGATGTATCGCAAGACGAAGGATCTTCGACGCCAGCTGCGTAAGGCCGTTGTGGATCATGTTTCGGATTCGTTCCTAGAAACCAACATGCCCCTGCTGGACCTGATCGATGCGGCCCGTTCCGGAAACGAAAAGAAGGTTCACGAGCGTGCGGAAACGTTCACGAAACATGCGGAAAAGTTGGTCGAGGTGGCCAATCTGGTGTGCAGCATGTCCAACAATGAAGATGGCGTCAAGATGGTCCGGTATGCGGCAGCTCAGATCGAAACCCTGTGCCCGCAGGTCATCAACGCTGCGCTGATCCTGTGTGCGCGGCCCAACTCCAAGGTCGCCCAGGAAAACATGGAAGCCTATCGGCAGGCCTGGGAAAATCAGGTCCGCATTCTGACGGAGGCGGTCGATGACATTACGACCATCGACGACTTCCTGGCCGTGTCGGAGAACCACATTCTGGAGGACGTCAACAAATGCGTCCTAGCTCTGCAGGAAGGCGATGCGCTGGATTTGCGGAACACGGCCGGTGCCATCCAGGGACGGTCGGCGCGGGTTTGCAACGTCGTCGAAGCGGAAATGGACAACTACGAGCCGTGCATCTACACCAACCGGGTGCTGGAAGCGGTCAAGGTCTTGCGGGATCAGGTCATGTCCAAGTTTGCCCAACGTGTGGATGTGGCCGTCGATGCGTTGTCGTCCAATTCGCCCAAGGACGTGGACGAGAACGACTTTATCGATGCCAGTCGCTTGGTGTACGATGGAGTGCGGGAAATTCGCCGGGCCGTACTTATGAACAGG AGCTCCGACGAGCTGGATACCGATACCGAGTTTGAACCCGTGGAAGACATGACCGTAGAGACCAGAAGTAGAT CGAGCGCACACACTGGCGATCAAACAATAGATGAGTACCCGGACATCAGCGGAATTACCACTGCAAGA GAAGCCATGCGTAAGATGAATGAAGAGGACAAACAGAAGATCATGCAGCAGGTAGAGTTGTTCCGTCGCGAAAAGCTGACGTTCGATTCCGAGGTGGCCAAGTGGGACGACACCGGCAACGATATCATCTATCTGGCCAAGCACATGTGTATGATCATGATGGAAATGACGGACTTTACACG CGGTCGTGGTCCGCTGAAGACCACCATGGACGTGATCAACGCTGCCAAGAAGATCTCCGAAGCGGGCACCAAGCTGGACAAGCTGACGCGGGAGATCGCCGACCAGTGTCCGGAAAGCTCCACCAAGAAGGATCTGCTGGCGTACCTGCAGCGTATCGCCCTCTACTGCCATCAGATACAAATCACCTCAAAGGTCAAAGCTGACGTACAGAACATCAGCGGTGAGCTGATTGTATCAGGGGTAATT CTGGACAGTGCCACCTCGCTCATCCAGGCGGCTAAGAATCTAATGAACGCCGTGGTCTACACGGTCAAATACTCCTACGTTGCGTCTACCAAATATACTCGCCAGGGTACCGTTTCG
- the LOC134285668 gene encoding catenin alpha isoform X3 has protein sequence MGTLSDFGQVALKWDPKNLEIRTMSVEKTLEPLVLQVTTLVNTKGPSKKKKGKSKRASALVAAVEKATDIFIERGEQIAYENPDITQEMLSAVDEVRKTGSAMSIAAREFSEDPCSSLKRGNMVRAARNLLSAVTRLLILADMVDVHLLLKSLHVVEDDLDKLRNASSQDELMNNMRQFGRNANELIKQAAKRQQELKDPQLRDDLAAARAVLKKHSTMLLTASKVYVRHPELDLAKVNRDHILKQVCEAVNTISDVAQGKATSPQDIYVGAGELAAALDDFDEGIIMDPLAYNEVRSRPSLEERLESIISAAALMADADCTRDERRERIVAECNAVRQALQDLLSEYMSNMGTKECTPQLKSAIGQMYRKTKDLRRQLRKAVVDHVSDSFLETNMPLLDLIDAARSGNEKKVHERAETFTKHAEKLVEVANLVCSMSNNEDGVKMVRYAAAQIETLCPQVINAALILCARPNSKVAQENMEAYRQAWENQVRILTEAVDDITTIDDFLAVSENHILEDVNKCVLALQEGDALDLRNTAGAIQGRSARVCNVVEAEMDNYEPCIYTNRVLEAVKVLRDQVMSKFAQRVDVAVDALSSNSPKDVDENDFIDASRLVYDGVREIRRAVLMNRSSDELDTDTEFEPVEDMTVETRSRSSAHTGDQTIDEYPDISGITTAREAMRKMNEEDKQKIMQQVELFRREKLTFDSEVAKWDDTGNDIIYLAKHMCMIMMEMTDFTRGRGPLKTTMDVINAAKKISEAGTKLDKLTREIADQCPESSTKKDLLAYLQRIALYCHQIQITSKVKADVQNISGELIVSGLDSATSLIQAAKNLMNAVVYTVKYSYVASTKYTRQGTVSSPIVVWKMKAPEKKPLVRPEKPEEVRAKVRRASQKKAQNPVHALSEFQSPTDAV, from the exons ATGGGCACCCTGTCGGATTTTGGCCAAGTGGCCCTAAAGTGGGATCCGAAAAATCTCGAGATTCGTACGATGTCGGTGGAGAAAACGCTGGAACCGTTGGTGCTGCAGGTGACGACCTTGGTCAACACAAAGGGACCCAGCAAGAAGAAGAAAG GTAAATCAAAGCGCGCCAGTGCGCTGGTGGCTGCCGTCGAGAAGGCAACGGACATTTTCATCGAACGTGGAGAGCAAATTGCCTACGAAAATCCGGACATTACACAGGAAATGCTGTCGGCCGTGGATGAGGTGCGCAAGACGGGCTCTGCGATGAGTATTGCCGCTCGGGAGTTTTCCGAAGATCCGTGCAGTTCACTCAAGCGAGGCAATATGGTCCGAGCGGCGAGGAATTTGCTGTCGGCCGTCACACGTTTGCTGATTCTGGCTGACATGGTTGATGTGCACTTGCTGTTGAAATCTCTGCACGTCGTTGAGGACGATTTGGACAAGTTGAGGAATGCATCCTCACAGGACGAGCTGATGAACAATATGCGACAGTTCGGAAGGAACGCCAACGAGCTTATCAAACAGGCCGCCAAGAGGCAGCAGGAACTGAAGGATCCTCAGCTGAGGGATGATTTGGCAGCGGCTCGAGCTGTATTGAAGAAGCATTCCACTATGCTGCTAACAGCTTCCAAAGTTTACGTTCGTCATCCGGAGCTGGATCTGGCCAAGGTCAATCGCGATCACATTTTGAAACAAGTCTGCGAGGCAGTTAACACGATCAGCGATGTCGCCCAGGGCAAGGCGACGTCTCCACAGGATATCTACGTGGGAGCGGGCGAATTGGCCGCTGCTTTGGATGATTTCGACGAAGGAATCATTATGGATCCGTTGGCGTACAACGAGGTTCGTTCCCGGCCATCGTTGGAGGAACGTCTTGAGAGTATTATCAGTGCCGCTGCACTGATGGCCGATGCAGACTGCACCAGAGATGAACGGCGAGAACGGATTGTGGCCGAGTGCAATGCCGTTCGGCAAGCGCTGCAGGATCTGCTGTCGGAGTATATGTCGAAT ATGGGTACCAAGGAATGCACTCCGCAACTGAAGAGCGCCATCGGTCAGATGTATCGCAAGACGAAGGATCTTCGACGCCAGCTGCGTAAGGCCGTTGTGGATCATGTTTCGGATTCGTTCCTAGAAACCAACATGCCCCTGCTGGACCTGATCGATGCGGCCCGTTCCGGAAACGAAAAGAAGGTTCACGAGCGTGCGGAAACGTTCACGAAACATGCGGAAAAGTTGGTCGAGGTGGCCAATCTGGTGTGCAGCATGTCCAACAATGAAGATGGCGTCAAGATGGTCCGGTATGCGGCAGCTCAGATCGAAACCCTGTGCCCGCAGGTCATCAACGCTGCGCTGATCCTGTGTGCGCGGCCCAACTCCAAGGTCGCCCAGGAAAACATGGAAGCCTATCGGCAGGCCTGGGAAAATCAGGTCCGCATTCTGACGGAGGCGGTCGATGACATTACGACCATCGACGACTTCCTGGCCGTGTCGGAGAACCACATTCTGGAGGACGTCAACAAATGCGTCCTAGCTCTGCAGGAAGGCGATGCGCTGGATTTGCGGAACACGGCCGGTGCCATCCAGGGACGGTCGGCGCGGGTTTGCAACGTCGTCGAAGCGGAAATGGACAACTACGAGCCGTGCATCTACACCAACCGGGTGCTGGAAGCGGTCAAGGTCTTGCGGGATCAGGTCATGTCCAAGTTTGCCCAACGTGTGGATGTGGCCGTCGATGCGTTGTCGTCCAATTCGCCCAAGGACGTGGACGAGAACGACTTTATCGATGCCAGTCGCTTGGTGTACGATGGAGTGCGGGAAATTCGCCGGGCCGTACTTATGAACAGG AGCTCCGACGAGCTGGATACCGATACCGAGTTTGAACCCGTGGAAGACATGACCGTAGAGACCAGAAGTAGAT CGAGCGCACACACTGGCGATCAAACAATAGATGAGTACCCGGACATCAGCGGAATTACCACTGCAAGA GAAGCCATGCGTAAGATGAATGAAGAGGACAAACAGAAGATCATGCAGCAGGTAGAGTTGTTCCGTCGCGAAAAGCTGACGTTCGATTCCGAGGTGGCCAAGTGGGACGACACCGGCAACGATATCATCTATCTGGCCAAGCACATGTGTATGATCATGATGGAAATGACGGACTTTACACG CGGTCGTGGTCCGCTGAAGACCACCATGGACGTGATCAACGCTGCCAAGAAGATCTCCGAAGCGGGCACCAAGCTGGACAAGCTGACGCGGGAGATCGCCGACCAGTGTCCGGAAAGCTCCACCAAGAAGGATCTGCTGGCGTACCTGCAGCGTATCGCCCTCTACTGCCATCAGATACAAATCACCTCAAAGGTCAAAGCTGACGTACAGAACATCAGCGGTGAGCTGATTGTATCAGGG CTGGACAGTGCCACCTCGCTCATCCAGGCGGCTAAGAATCTAATGAACGCCGTGGTCTACACGGTCAAATACTCCTACGTTGCGTCTACCAAATATACTCGCCAGGGTACCGTTTCG
- the LOC134285668 gene encoding catenin alpha isoform X2 has translation MGTLSDFGQVALKWDPKNLEIRTMSVEKTLEPLVLQVTTLVNTKGPSKKKKGKSKRASALVAAVEKATDIFIERGEQIAYENPDITQEMLSAVDEVRKTGSAMSIAAREFSEDPCSSLKRGNMVRAARNLLSAVTRLLILADMVDVHLLLKSLHVVEDDLDKLRNASSQDELMNNMRQFGRNANELIKQAAKRQQELKDPQLRDDLAAARAVLKKHSTMLLTASKVYVRHPELDLAKVNRDHILKQVCEAVNTISDVAQGKATSPQDIYVGAGELAAALDDFDEGIIMDPLAYNEVRSRPSLEERLESIISAAALMADADCTRDERRERIVAECNAVRQALQDLLSEYMSNMGTKECTPQLKSAIGQMYRKTKDLRRQLRKAVVDHVSDSFLETNMPLLDLIDAARSGNEKKVHERAETFTKHAEKLVEVANLVCSMSNNEDGVKMVRYAAAQIETLCPQVINAALILCARPNSKVAQENMEAYRQAWENQVRILTEAVDDITTIDDFLAVSENHILEDVNKCVLALQEGDALDLRNTAGAIQGRSARVCNVVEAEMDNYEPCIYTNRVLEAVKVLRDQVMSKFAQRVDVAVDALSSNSPKDVDENDFIDASRLVYDGVREIRRAVLMNRDEEDLDPEDIEDEQYTLETRSKSSAHTGDQTIDEYPDISGITTAREAMRKMNEEDKQKIMQQVELFRREKLTFDSEVAKWDDTGNDIIYLAKHMCMIMMEMTDFTRGRGPLKTTMDVINAAKKISEAGTKLDKLTREIADQCPESSTKKDLLAYLQRIALYCHQIQITSKVKADVQNISGELIVSGVILDSATSLIQAAKNLMNAVVYTVKYSYVASTKYTRQGTVSSPIVVWKMKAPEKKPLVRPEKPEEVRAKVRRASQKKAQNPVHALSEFQSPTDAV, from the exons ATGGGCACCCTGTCGGATTTTGGCCAAGTGGCCCTAAAGTGGGATCCGAAAAATCTCGAGATTCGTACGATGTCGGTGGAGAAAACGCTGGAACCGTTGGTGCTGCAGGTGACGACCTTGGTCAACACAAAGGGACCCAGCAAGAAGAAGAAAG GTAAATCAAAGCGCGCCAGTGCGCTGGTGGCTGCCGTCGAGAAGGCAACGGACATTTTCATCGAACGTGGAGAGCAAATTGCCTACGAAAATCCGGACATTACACAGGAAATGCTGTCGGCCGTGGATGAGGTGCGCAAGACGGGCTCTGCGATGAGTATTGCCGCTCGGGAGTTTTCCGAAGATCCGTGCAGTTCACTCAAGCGAGGCAATATGGTCCGAGCGGCGAGGAATTTGCTGTCGGCCGTCACACGTTTGCTGATTCTGGCTGACATGGTTGATGTGCACTTGCTGTTGAAATCTCTGCACGTCGTTGAGGACGATTTGGACAAGTTGAGGAATGCATCCTCACAGGACGAGCTGATGAACAATATGCGACAGTTCGGAAGGAACGCCAACGAGCTTATCAAACAGGCCGCCAAGAGGCAGCAGGAACTGAAGGATCCTCAGCTGAGGGATGATTTGGCAGCGGCTCGAGCTGTATTGAAGAAGCATTCCACTATGCTGCTAACAGCTTCCAAAGTTTACGTTCGTCATCCGGAGCTGGATCTGGCCAAGGTCAATCGCGATCACATTTTGAAACAAGTCTGCGAGGCAGTTAACACGATCAGCGATGTCGCCCAGGGCAAGGCGACGTCTCCACAGGATATCTACGTGGGAGCGGGCGAATTGGCCGCTGCTTTGGATGATTTCGACGAAGGAATCATTATGGATCCGTTGGCGTACAACGAGGTTCGTTCCCGGCCATCGTTGGAGGAACGTCTTGAGAGTATTATCAGTGCCGCTGCACTGATGGCCGATGCAGACTGCACCAGAGATGAACGGCGAGAACGGATTGTGGCCGAGTGCAATGCCGTTCGGCAAGCGCTGCAGGATCTGCTGTCGGAGTATATGTCGAAT ATGGGTACCAAGGAATGCACTCCGCAACTGAAGAGCGCCATCGGTCAGATGTATCGCAAGACGAAGGATCTTCGACGCCAGCTGCGTAAGGCCGTTGTGGATCATGTTTCGGATTCGTTCCTAGAAACCAACATGCCCCTGCTGGACCTGATCGATGCGGCCCGTTCCGGAAACGAAAAGAAGGTTCACGAGCGTGCGGAAACGTTCACGAAACATGCGGAAAAGTTGGTCGAGGTGGCCAATCTGGTGTGCAGCATGTCCAACAATGAAGATGGCGTCAAGATGGTCCGGTATGCGGCAGCTCAGATCGAAACCCTGTGCCCGCAGGTCATCAACGCTGCGCTGATCCTGTGTGCGCGGCCCAACTCCAAGGTCGCCCAGGAAAACATGGAAGCCTATCGGCAGGCCTGGGAAAATCAGGTCCGCATTCTGACGGAGGCGGTCGATGACATTACGACCATCGACGACTTCCTGGCCGTGTCGGAGAACCACATTCTGGAGGACGTCAACAAATGCGTCCTAGCTCTGCAGGAAGGCGATGCGCTGGATTTGCGGAACACGGCCGGTGCCATCCAGGGACGGTCGGCGCGGGTTTGCAACGTCGTCGAAGCGGAAATGGACAACTACGAGCCGTGCATCTACACCAACCGGGTGCTGGAAGCGGTCAAGGTCTTGCGGGATCAGGTCATGTCCAAGTTTGCCCAACGTGTGGATGTGGCCGTCGATGCGTTGTCGTCCAATTCGCCCAAGGACGTGGACGAGAACGACTTTATCGATGCCAGTCGCTTGGTGTACGATGGAGTGCGGGAAATTCGCCGGGCCGTACTTATGAACAGG GATGAAGAAGATCTCGATCCGGAAGACATTGAAGACGAGCAGTACACACTGGAAACTAGAAGCAAAT CGAGCGCACACACTGGCGATCAAACAATAGATGAGTACCCGGACATCAGCGGAATTACCACTGCAAGA GAAGCCATGCGTAAGATGAATGAAGAGGACAAACAGAAGATCATGCAGCAGGTAGAGTTGTTCCGTCGCGAAAAGCTGACGTTCGATTCCGAGGTGGCCAAGTGGGACGACACCGGCAACGATATCATCTATCTGGCCAAGCACATGTGTATGATCATGATGGAAATGACGGACTTTACACG CGGTCGTGGTCCGCTGAAGACCACCATGGACGTGATCAACGCTGCCAAGAAGATCTCCGAAGCGGGCACCAAGCTGGACAAGCTGACGCGGGAGATCGCCGACCAGTGTCCGGAAAGCTCCACCAAGAAGGATCTGCTGGCGTACCTGCAGCGTATCGCCCTCTACTGCCATCAGATACAAATCACCTCAAAGGTCAAAGCTGACGTACAGAACATCAGCGGTGAGCTGATTGTATCAGGGGTAATT CTGGACAGTGCCACCTCGCTCATCCAGGCGGCTAAGAATCTAATGAACGCCGTGGTCTACACGGTCAAATACTCCTACGTTGCGTCTACCAAATATACTCGCCAGGGTACCGTTTCG